One stretch of Chitinophaga pendula DNA includes these proteins:
- a CDS encoding DEAD/DEAH box helicase: MTFRDLNLNTPLLNALDELGFIEPTPIQQKVFSVTMSGRDVCGIAQTGTGKTFAYLLPSLRQLKYSKEKPPQMLIIVPTRELVVQVVDAIKSLTTYMTLRVSGVYGGVNMKPQMAAMLEGLDILVATPGRLYDLVLSGSLKLKNVKRLVIDEVDEMLNLGFRPQLMNILDLLPTRRQNLLFSATITEEVEQLIEQYFNNPERIEAARAGTPLENISQVAYLVPNFNTKVNLLHLLLNTDQDMTKVLIFTATKQLADQLFEQLETRFPEKVGVIHSNKEQKRRFETIQQFQAGNYQMIIATDVIARGIDVAEVSHVINFDIPEVPENYIHRIGRTGRADRKGIAVTLVTERETEQLEAIEALMNYQIPQAPLPANLEISTVLTEDEIPKVAMRNTLIKPVSREGAGAAFHEKLAKNKKVNRKVSHADKMKLKYGKPKTRGAKRK, from the coding sequence ATGACTTTTCGCGACCTGAACCTGAATACGCCATTGCTGAATGCACTCGATGAACTGGGATTCATCGAGCCTACTCCTATACAACAAAAAGTGTTCTCCGTAACCATGTCCGGAAGGGACGTCTGTGGTATCGCACAGACCGGTACAGGGAAAACTTTTGCTTATCTGTTGCCCTCTCTGCGCCAGCTAAAGTATTCGAAGGAGAAACCACCGCAGATGCTCATCATCGTACCCACCCGCGAACTGGTAGTACAGGTAGTAGATGCCATCAAATCACTTACCACCTACATGACCCTCCGCGTATCCGGTGTATACGGTGGCGTAAATATGAAACCGCAAATGGCCGCCATGCTGGAAGGACTGGATATACTAGTAGCCACCCCCGGCCGCCTGTACGACCTGGTGCTGAGCGGATCGCTCAAACTCAAAAACGTAAAACGCCTCGTCATAGATGAAGTCGATGAAATGCTTAACCTCGGATTCCGTCCCCAGTTGATGAATATCCTCGACCTGCTCCCCACACGCAGGCAAAACCTGCTCTTCTCCGCCACCATCACAGAAGAAGTAGAACAACTTATAGAACAATATTTTAACAACCCGGAAAGGATCGAAGCCGCACGCGCCGGTACCCCCCTGGAAAATATCTCCCAGGTGGCCTACCTCGTACCCAACTTCAATACCAAGGTCAATCTCTTGCACCTGCTGCTTAATACAGACCAGGACATGACCAAAGTGCTGATCTTTACCGCCACCAAACAGCTGGCCGACCAACTCTTCGAACAACTGGAAACCCGGTTCCCGGAAAAAGTAGGCGTCATCCACTCCAATAAAGAACAAAAACGCCGCTTCGAAACCATTCAGCAATTCCAGGCAGGCAACTATCAAATGATCATCGCCACCGACGTAATCGCCAGAGGTATAGATGTCGCCGAAGTCTCCCATGTTATCAATTTCGATATCCCGGAAGTACCGGAAAACTATATCCACCGCATCGGCCGTACAGGTAGAGCAGACCGCAAAGGGATCGCCGTCACCCTCGTCACCGAACGCGAAACAGAACAGCTGGAAGCCATCGAGGCCCTCATGAACTATCAGATACCGCAAGCACCCCTGCCGGCCAACCTGGAAATATCTACCGTCCTCACAGAAGACGAAATTCCCAAAGTGGCCATGCGCAATACCCTCATCAAACCAGTATCCAGAGAAGGTGCCGGCGCCGCCTTCCACGAAAAACTGGCCAAGAACAAAAAGGTCAATCGTAAGGTCAGCCACGCCGATAAAATGAAATTGAAATACGGTAAACCAAAAACCAGGGGAGCAAAACGGAAATAA
- a CDS encoding L-tyrosine/L-tryptophan isonitrile synthase family protein, whose amino-acid sequence MQYKEKFDGLWEVLNQIDTIPNYETQSPVIISTEELNKVITQWKINMAEQARLLAKRARQQLELMNALPSYEFSADKQRLRAAACAEIFRHPAISKNASYLDSTSLREQIWQCQQQQGKLVFELGWGQPKKDAGLLKASGPFPDIAEMFALARLGVILQAIQLIYEEVPVECHIITGGTRFFESVFTRSYIDDTYNQQRKLITAALGLEQHICFSDITRYHSREYIREQLQHRMQQHPPAPQDVDAIFRMVLFSIDWHHLLGIQCNAMTTAPHDLPVPEAAKQWLRSLPDESKKQWLRQLLASIANPDIQEPVQTAECPPAVWLETRQWMTAVARISAAKHLLLGLGEVAGRTNTTGYAEACIIPLSVIEKEHKPDIPALLLLGKRYANTMPQHVVGILEEYGMTCENGLDFKPYLTSVTSCRPVFLQPDGNEQQALFQPLVTHNQPLLLIGNSNKEVVSALSGIAFLTNISLLK is encoded by the coding sequence ATGCAATACAAGGAAAAATTTGATGGATTGTGGGAAGTATTGAACCAGATCGATACCATCCCCAACTATGAAACACAATCGCCGGTCATCATCAGCACAGAAGAGCTGAATAAGGTGATCACACAATGGAAGATCAATATGGCCGAACAGGCTCGCCTGTTGGCCAAAAGAGCCCGGCAACAGCTGGAACTCATGAACGCCTTACCATCATATGAATTCTCCGCTGATAAACAGCGACTCCGGGCCGCCGCTTGTGCAGAGATATTTCGTCATCCCGCTATCTCCAAAAATGCAAGCTACCTCGATAGCACCAGCCTGCGCGAACAGATCTGGCAGTGCCAGCAGCAACAGGGCAAACTGGTGTTCGAACTGGGCTGGGGACAACCCAAAAAAGACGCCGGCCTACTCAAAGCATCCGGCCCATTCCCGGATATAGCAGAGATGTTCGCCTTGGCAAGGCTAGGCGTCATACTACAGGCCATACAACTGATCTATGAAGAAGTACCGGTAGAATGCCATATCATCACAGGTGGCACCAGGTTTTTTGAATCAGTCTTCACCCGCTCATATATCGACGATACCTATAATCAGCAGCGTAAATTAATAACAGCCGCATTGGGCCTGGAGCAACACATTTGCTTCTCCGATATCACCAGGTATCACAGCCGCGAATATATCCGCGAGCAACTGCAGCACCGCATGCAACAACATCCGCCCGCCCCCCAGGACGTCGATGCCATATTCCGTATGGTGTTATTCAGTATTGATTGGCATCACCTGCTGGGAATACAATGCAACGCCATGACAACCGCCCCGCATGACCTGCCCGTACCCGAGGCCGCCAAACAATGGTTACGATCACTCCCCGATGAATCCAAAAAGCAATGGCTACGGCAACTATTGGCATCTATTGCAAACCCGGACATACAAGAGCCTGTACAAACAGCAGAATGTCCCCCTGCCGTATGGTTAGAGACCCGGCAATGGATGACCGCAGTAGCCAGAATATCCGCTGCCAAACACCTGCTGTTAGGACTGGGAGAGGTAGCCGGCCGTACTAACACTACAGGATACGCCGAAGCATGCATAATACCGCTCTCCGTTATCGAAAAAGAACACAAACCAGACATCCCCGCCTTACTACTGCTTGGTAAAAGATATGCCAACACAATGCCCCAACATGTAGTGGGCATATTAGAGGAATATGGTATGACCTGCGAAAATGGACTGGATTTTAAACCTTATCTCACCAGCGTAACATCCTGCCGACCGGTATTTTTACAGCCGGATGGCAATGAGCAACAAGCCCTTTTCCAACCCCTCGTTACCCACAATCAGCCACTCCTGCTTATCGGAAATAGCAACAAAGAAGTAGTCAGCGCCCTCTCCGGCATAGCTTTCCTGACAAACATCTCCTTACTCAAATAA
- a CDS encoding L-tyrosine/L-tryptophan isonitrile synthase family protein, with amino-acid sequence MDADELFGSDQYASRISNGHRILDTCSRDEMRLYDQHTFDKQAIRLPYQVWIENVIASIRQSTNDTLSTRLLALIKRTRKSLSLYNAKHAGPAELITEFFFDKIFFNVKEAHFSKQLMHHKIRSLLQQKKPLSLCLPLFSWKPISPVKNAGYLPDFAEIASLARCYKVAHILSEIYPHEVNFNIYADGSKYRRACFTPHYMVAGYQKGMHYWNQQLGTSHLVNIIDYESAVLNAIGQQKVEERTGMYRNRFRELTDKYTEHFDPYNIMDSIEHVRLIDSTGEQIAFTLLAILSIVYYKHETLALPLLKRDDTASQFYLFYLQSIAKDIRIITDSQIPPQVDGDYRTHFSDIMIDMRTQAWFAALKYVATSITDRRLEMWKKIDPDQVKLTIHGKAGEIKFITTNSACMTLTAQHTVGGIRKKEEHIKADFVYRIERESKGERPVMLDGMGGILPPDSPLMQMHALRQPICYLDQSVSVYELLHNYLDLD; translated from the coding sequence ATGGACGCAGATGAACTCTTTGGAAGTGACCAATACGCTTCCCGGATATCAAATGGACATCGCATACTGGACACCTGCAGCCGCGATGAGATGAGGCTGTACGATCAGCATACCTTCGATAAGCAGGCCATTCGGCTACCTTACCAGGTATGGATAGAAAATGTGATCGCTTCGATACGCCAGTCTACCAATGATACCCTCTCTACAAGATTGCTGGCACTGATAAAAAGGACGCGTAAAAGCCTATCCTTGTACAATGCCAAACATGCTGGCCCCGCTGAGCTGATCACCGAATTTTTCTTCGACAAGATTTTCTTTAATGTGAAAGAAGCGCATTTTAGCAAACAGCTGATGCATCATAAAATTCGCTCTCTGCTGCAACAAAAGAAACCACTGTCATTATGCCTGCCGCTATTCAGCTGGAAACCCATATCCCCCGTGAAGAATGCCGGATACCTGCCCGACTTCGCAGAAATAGCCTCCCTTGCAAGATGTTATAAAGTAGCACATATCCTCTCAGAGATCTACCCGCATGAAGTAAACTTTAATATCTATGCAGATGGCTCTAAATATCGGCGCGCTTGCTTCACACCTCACTATATGGTGGCCGGCTATCAAAAAGGAATGCACTACTGGAACCAACAACTGGGTACCTCCCACCTGGTCAATATCATCGACTACGAATCAGCCGTATTAAACGCGATAGGGCAGCAAAAAGTAGAAGAACGTACAGGCATGTATCGCAACAGGTTCCGGGAACTGACAGATAAATACACCGAACACTTCGATCCTTATAACATAATGGATAGCATAGAACATGTCCGCCTGATCGACAGCACAGGCGAACAGATCGCTTTTACATTATTAGCCATCCTTTCTATCGTCTACTACAAACATGAAACACTCGCATTACCCTTGCTGAAAAGAGACGATACAGCCAGCCAGTTCTATCTTTTCTATCTCCAATCCATCGCAAAGGATATCAGGATCATCACCGATAGCCAGATACCACCGCAAGTAGATGGCGACTATCGTACCCATTTCAGCGATATCATGATCGACATGCGCACACAGGCCTGGTTTGCCGCACTGAAATATGTAGCCACTTCCATTACAGATCGCCGCCTTGAAATGTGGAAAAAAATAGATCCCGATCAGGTGAAACTAACCATCCATGGTAAAGCTGGAGAGATCAAGTTCATCACCACCAACAGCGCTTGCATGACCCTCACCGCACAACATACTGTCGGTGGCATCAGAAAAAAAGAAGAACACATCAAAGCCGATTTTGTCTATCGCATAGAAAGGGAATCAAAAGGAGAACGTCCCGTAATGCTGGATGGAATGGGTGGCATACTGCCTCCGGATAGCCCGCTAATGCAAATGCACGCATTAAGACAACCCATCTGTTACCTGGATCAGTCAGTCAGCGTCTATGAATTATTACACAATTATCTGGACCTCGATTAA
- a CDS encoding MFS transporter codes for MSISGNFNWKNIILLMISQAIFMIGTGTIIATSPIIGKSLANNASLATLPISFQYLATMLVLIPVAVLIRKYGYANAFATGALLGAIGMALSALSIIINSFTLFTACKTFIGGHNAVSQYYRFAAAESVSPAHKTTAISLTLLGGIIAAFCGPSLAQATAQLTQQPFTATFILLTGLTLITAFIIRYLQIPQQPDQSSTAAKRPYSIIIKQPAFLIAVTCSAVGYGVMNYLMVMAPLVLDAQRCSFAVAANVLQWHLVAMFLPSLFTGWLSKVFGLSTLTMTGAILLILSILTNLQMPGLHYFTGSYILLGVGWNFLYVGGSALLTTTYRPAERESIQAIHDTIVYVVIALSSLLAGTTFYKYGWRTINWTVLPLPFIALFATLWYTLYQHRKK; via the coding sequence ATGTCAATATCTGGGAATTTTAATTGGAAAAATATCATCCTCCTGATGATAAGCCAGGCCATATTCATGATAGGCACCGGCACCATTATCGCCACCTCTCCTATCATCGGCAAATCCCTGGCAAACAACGCCTCCCTGGCTACATTACCGATCTCCTTTCAATACCTGGCCACCATGCTCGTACTGATACCAGTAGCCGTATTGATCAGGAAATATGGTTATGCAAACGCCTTCGCAACAGGAGCATTGTTAGGTGCCATAGGAATGGCCCTGAGCGCACTATCGATCATTATCAACAGCTTCACCCTCTTTACAGCTTGTAAAACCTTCATCGGCGGCCACAACGCTGTCTCCCAATACTACCGCTTCGCCGCCGCCGAAAGCGTTTCCCCCGCACATAAAACCACCGCCATATCACTCACCTTACTGGGTGGCATCATCGCCGCCTTCTGTGGCCCTTCCCTCGCACAAGCCACCGCACAACTCACACAACAACCTTTTACCGCCACCTTCATCCTCCTCACAGGCCTCACACTGATCACCGCCTTTATCATCAGATATCTTCAAATACCACAGCAGCCAGATCAGAGCTCCACAGCAGCAAAAAGACCTTATAGTATCATTATTAAACAACCGGCATTCCTGATCGCCGTTACCTGCTCCGCAGTCGGATACGGCGTCATGAACTACCTAATGGTTATGGCCCCGCTGGTATTGGATGCACAACGCTGCTCGTTTGCCGTAGCCGCCAATGTCCTCCAATGGCACCTCGTAGCCATGTTTTTACCTTCCTTGTTCACCGGCTGGCTGAGTAAAGTATTCGGCCTCTCTACCCTTACCATGACAGGAGCCATATTGCTCATACTATCTATACTCACCAATCTCCAAATGCCGGGACTCCACTACTTCACAGGGTCCTATATACTCCTGGGCGTAGGCTGGAATTTTCTTTATGTGGGAGGCTCCGCACTACTCACTACCACCTACAGACCGGCAGAACGCGAAAGCATACAGGCTATCCACGATACGATCGTATACGTCGTCATCGCATTATCATCCCTGCTCGCAGGTACCACATTCTATAAATACGGTTGGCGTACCATCAACTGGACCGTATTGCCATTGCCGTTCATCGCACTGTTTGCCACCCTCTGGTACACCTTGTATCAGCATCGGAAAAAATAG
- a CDS encoding HAD family hydrolase, with translation MNNNTLIFDLDGTLVDTANGITFAINLVLTAEGLLPLLREEVLPCIGTGGTALVQCALQKAGVIPEPSLVHHLQQKYLSAYLKEPLHDTYLYPNVHDTLSTLKAQNTYLAVCTNKAGTIALQILHELQLSPFFNTIICGDTLPQKKPHPLPVQHIIRASTRPPKNCALIGDTINDELAARNAGISFTYAAYGYGTPEALTSSPDQCILAFSELSEVYSNITL, from the coding sequence ATGAACAACAACACCCTGATATTTGATCTCGACGGAACCCTCGTAGACACCGCCAATGGTATCACCTTTGCCATCAACCTAGTACTAACAGCCGAAGGCTTGCTGCCTTTACTACGCGAAGAAGTACTACCTTGCATCGGCACCGGCGGAACCGCCCTCGTACAATGCGCCTTGCAAAAAGCAGGCGTAATACCCGAACCGTCATTGGTCCATCACCTGCAGCAGAAATACCTGTCTGCCTATCTCAAAGAACCCCTGCACGATACATACCTCTATCCAAATGTACACGACACATTATCCACATTGAAAGCACAAAACACCTACCTCGCCGTATGCACCAACAAAGCCGGGACCATCGCCCTGCAAATACTGCATGAACTACAACTCTCCCCGTTCTTCAACACCATCATATGCGGTGATACCCTGCCGCAAAAAAAACCACATCCCCTCCCGGTACAACATATCATCCGCGCTAGCACCCGCCCCCCAAAAAATTGCGCGCTGATAGGCGATACCATTAATGATGAACTGGCCGCCCGAAATGCAGGTATCAGCTTCACCTACGCCGCATACGGATACGGAACCCCAGAAGCACTTACCTCATCACCAGATCAATGTATCCTCGCCTTCTCCGAACTCAGTGAGGTCTATTCCAATATCACTTTGTAG
- a CDS encoding helix-turn-helix domain-containing protein produces MNNKFLKLVGSRLQYHRLEKGIKQEFIASHLHVSKSYVSKVENGRTPLQLVLFVRYCSILDISIHEILDDMLSHF; encoded by the coding sequence ATGAACAACAAATTTCTCAAACTTGTAGGCTCGCGTTTACAGTATCATCGGCTTGAGAAAGGAATCAAACAGGAGTTTATAGCAAGCCATTTACATGTAAGCAAGTCGTATGTCAGTAAGGTTGAAAATGGCCGCACGCCTCTGCAGCTTGTCCTTTTTGTACGTTATTGCTCTATTCTGGATATCTCCATCCATGAGATACTGGATGATATGCTTAGCCACTTTTAA
- a CDS encoding glycosyltransferase family 117 protein — MNFNKLNTLLGWGVCLIACTVYLSTMEATASLWDCGEFIAAAWKLQIPHPPGAPLFLLIGRLFTMWLPPSQVSLGMNILSALASGFTILFLFWTITHFARKLLLPKGMLPDGERTIAILGAGVVGALAYTFSDSFWFSAVEGEVYALSSLFTAVVFWAILKWEEQADQPFADRWLVLIAFIMGLSIGVHLLNLLTIPAIVMVYYFRRYKPTVKGGIMAFLVGCAITGIIQTGLIQYPAKIASVLEVWLVNSFHLPFNSGVVLFIVLISVVLWAGFRWANRKRYYHVRLALYCTTFLLIGYSTYITTLIRSNANPGLDMYNVDNPMALKGYLGREQYGDFPLVYGQTFTAKPVDYEKIQPMYVREGDHYALAGHQYKAVYDHKDMMLFPRVWDSDTQQGHANAYRQWLGLAEGQAPTFADNLRYFFTYQLNFMYLRYFFWNFAGKQNDIQGNGNVRDSNWISGIPFIDNLLYGDQSTMPDSLLHNKAHNTLFFLPFILGILGLLYHYRGHRGDSLVVGLLFFFTGVAIVLYINQPGAQPRERDYAYVGSFYAFAIWIGLGTLAVYQWMKKRSKLAYTPVVATVLCMLAVPVLMASQEWDDHDRSNKVIARDAAKSFLESCAPNAILFTLGDNETYPLWYAQEVEGVRPDVRIIHSGLLAAEWYINQQRQRINQSAPVPLTLSASQYNSDQRNYVLYHDAGIFPQDKAYNLREVIQFVGTDDPRMQLTTTRGDQVNFLPSKQLFVPVDKQQVMQQDVVSVADKDRIVSPVTFQLKKDGLLKNELALLDIIASNDWKRPIYVTTPAIVQGLGLDNYLQSEGLTFRLVPAAIPAAADGQRAEIPIYTEKTYKAVMQKFAFGNADKKGIYFDEPNRVMLQRLRDTCTRLAIDLAEKGDKAKAKEVLDTMDRHISEANFPYAMTSQGNFHNIAGMQTAYAYYLAGDTEKAKDISDKIIKDCTQQIRYIQSLPADKLSGDLQADYDRAAQFIIPQLQKMKETFATANQVELHKLN; from the coding sequence ATGAATTTCAATAAGTTAAACACACTCCTAGGTTGGGGGGTGTGCCTGATCGCCTGTACGGTGTATCTCAGTACTATGGAGGCAACTGCCAGCCTGTGGGATTGCGGCGAATTCATTGCTGCTGCCTGGAAGTTACAGATCCCTCATCCTCCCGGCGCTCCTTTATTTTTATTAATAGGGCGGCTTTTCACCATGTGGTTACCCCCGTCGCAGGTGTCGTTGGGTATGAATATATTGAGTGCCCTGGCTAGTGGATTTACTATTCTTTTCCTTTTTTGGACCATTACTCACTTTGCCCGTAAACTGTTGTTACCGAAAGGGATGTTGCCTGACGGGGAGCGCACGATTGCTATCCTGGGTGCGGGTGTGGTAGGTGCATTGGCTTATACTTTTTCTGACTCTTTCTGGTTCTCTGCCGTGGAGGGAGAGGTATATGCACTTTCTTCTCTTTTCACGGCTGTTGTATTCTGGGCGATCCTGAAATGGGAGGAGCAGGCGGATCAACCCTTTGCGGACCGCTGGCTGGTATTGATCGCCTTCATCATGGGATTGTCTATTGGTGTGCATTTGCTTAACCTGCTGACCATTCCTGCTATTGTGATGGTATATTATTTCAGGCGGTATAAGCCTACCGTGAAAGGCGGTATCATGGCTTTCCTGGTGGGTTGTGCCATTACAGGCATTATACAGACGGGGCTTATACAATATCCGGCGAAGATCGCCAGTGTGCTGGAAGTATGGCTGGTCAACAGTTTTCATCTCCCTTTCAACAGCGGGGTGGTATTGTTCATTGTATTGATATCGGTGGTATTATGGGCGGGATTCCGCTGGGCTAATCGTAAGCGTTATTACCATGTGCGGCTGGCGTTGTACTGTACAACTTTCCTGCTGATCGGTTATTCTACTTATATTACTACGTTGATACGTTCCAATGCCAATCCGGGGCTGGATATGTATAATGTGGATAATCCCATGGCGCTTAAAGGTTACCTAGGCCGGGAGCAGTACGGGGATTTCCCGTTGGTGTATGGTCAGACGTTTACTGCGAAACCGGTAGATTACGAAAAGATCCAGCCTATGTATGTGAGGGAAGGAGATCATTATGCATTGGCCGGGCATCAGTATAAGGCGGTGTACGATCATAAAGATATGATGCTGTTTCCCAGGGTATGGGATTCGGATACGCAGCAGGGGCATGCCAATGCCTACCGTCAGTGGCTGGGACTTGCAGAGGGGCAGGCGCCTACATTTGCGGACAACCTGCGTTACTTCTTTACTTATCAGCTGAACTTTATGTACCTGCGATATTTCTTCTGGAACTTCGCCGGTAAGCAGAATGACATACAAGGCAACGGTAATGTACGGGATAGTAATTGGATATCCGGTATTCCTTTTATTGACAACCTGTTGTATGGGGATCAAAGTACCATGCCTGATAGTTTACTACATAACAAAGCACATAATACCCTCTTCTTCCTGCCATTCATTTTAGGTATACTTGGTTTGCTTTATCATTATCGCGGTCATCGCGGCGATAGTCTTGTTGTGGGTTTACTATTTTTCTTTACCGGTGTTGCTATTGTATTATATATCAATCAGCCCGGTGCGCAGCCCCGGGAAAGGGACTATGCTTATGTAGGTTCTTTCTATGCCTTTGCGATTTGGATAGGGTTGGGTACCCTTGCGGTGTATCAATGGATGAAAAAGCGGAGTAAGCTGGCATATACTCCTGTTGTCGCTACTGTACTTTGTATGCTGGCAGTGCCTGTGCTGATGGCTTCCCAGGAGTGGGATGATCATGACCGTTCGAACAAGGTGATTGCCCGTGATGCGGCCAAAAGTTTCCTGGAATCATGTGCGCCGAATGCTATCCTGTTCACCCTTGGTGACAATGAGACCTATCCCTTGTGGTATGCACAGGAGGTTGAGGGCGTTCGGCCGGATGTACGCATTATTCATTCCGGGTTGCTGGCGGCGGAATGGTATATCAATCAGCAGCGGCAGCGTATCAATCAAAGTGCGCCGGTACCACTGACGTTAAGTGCCTCACAGTATAACAGCGACCAGCGTAACTATGTACTTTATCATGACGCCGGTATCTTTCCTCAGGACAAGGCTTATAATCTGCGGGAGGTGATACAGTTTGTAGGGACTGACGATCCACGTATGCAGCTGACGACTACACGCGGCGACCAGGTGAACTTCCTCCCCTCCAAGCAATTGTTCGTACCTGTTGACAAGCAGCAGGTCATGCAGCAGGATGTGGTATCTGTAGCGGACAAGGACCGGATCGTATCACCGGTGACCTTCCAGTTGAAGAAGGACGGGTTGCTCAAAAATGAGCTGGCGTTACTGGATATCATTGCCAGTAATGACTGGAAACGGCCTATCTATGTGACCACGCCCGCTATCGTGCAAGGGCTAGGGTTAGATAATTATCTGCAAAGCGAGGGATTGACGTTCCGGTTGGTACCGGCAGCTATCCCTGCAGCAGCGGATGGACAACGGGCGGAGATACCCATTTATACGGAGAAAACCTACAAAGCGGTGATGCAAAAATTTGCTTTTGGCAATGCGGACAAGAAAGGTATTTACTTTGATGAACCCAACCGGGTGATGTTGCAGCGGTTGCGTGATACCTGCACCCGGCTTGCAATAGACCTGGCGGAAAAGGGAGACAAGGCGAAGGCGAAGGAGGTATTGGATACGATGGACCGGCATATATCTGAAGCTAATTTCCCATATGCGATGACCTCTCAAGGTAACTTCCACAATATTGCGGGGATGCAGACGGCATACGCTTACTACCTGGCCGGAGATACTGAAAAGGCGAAGGATATTTCTGACAAGATTATCAAGGATTGTACGCAGCAGATCCGCTACATTCAGTCTTTACCCGCCGATAAACTCAGTGGTGATCTGCAGGCGGATTATGATCGGGCGGCACAGTTCATCATTCCGCAATTGCAGAAGATGAAGGAGACATTTGCCACTGCGAACCAGGTAGAGCTTCATAAACTGAACTAA
- a CDS encoding zinc-binding dehydrogenase translates to MKAVVLNGIDQPLELEELPMPVAAPGEAVVKIQAAAFNKRDWWIQKGQYAGLKFPIVLGSDGSGTVHSVGDEKDNTWIGKEVVILPSLNWGSNEAVQQKSFTILGLPEAGTFAEYVKVPVQNLFNKPAHLTFEQAAAFPLSGLTAFRALFVKGQWQPGEKVLISGVGGGAGSFALQWAVNAGADTYVTSGSREKIEQAIALGAKGGVNYRDADWKEQLAKQAGAFDVIIDSALGDGFENLVALAAPGGRIVFFGGTAGNIPAINGRPIFWKQLSILGTTMGSPKDFQAMLDFIDQYKIIPIVDEVLPLAHAEDAVRLLDNDSSRFGKVVLEV, encoded by the coding sequence ATGAAAGCAGTCGTATTAAACGGAATCGATCAACCCTTAGAACTGGAAGAATTACCCATGCCGGTAGCAGCACCGGGAGAAGCTGTCGTGAAAATCCAGGCAGCAGCCTTTAATAAAAGGGACTGGTGGATACAAAAAGGACAATATGCAGGTTTGAAATTTCCGATCGTATTAGGATCTGATGGCAGTGGCACCGTTCATAGCGTAGGCGATGAGAAAGATAATACCTGGATAGGCAAAGAAGTAGTGATACTGCCTTCCCTGAATTGGGGCAGTAATGAAGCCGTACAACAGAAATCCTTCACCATCCTCGGACTACCGGAAGCAGGTACTTTCGCAGAATATGTAAAGGTGCCGGTACAAAACCTTTTCAATAAACCAGCTCACCTCACCTTCGAACAGGCTGCTGCCTTCCCGCTCTCCGGACTCACCGCCTTCCGGGCACTCTTCGTCAAAGGACAATGGCAGCCGGGAGAAAAAGTGCTGATCTCAGGAGTAGGAGGGGGCGCCGGCTCCTTCGCCCTACAATGGGCCGTGAACGCAGGCGCCGACACTTATGTCACTTCCGGCAGCCGTGAGAAGATCGAACAGGCCATCGCCCTGGGTGCAAAAGGTGGCGTTAACTATCGCGATGCAGACTGGAAAGAGCAACTGGCCAAACAGGCGGGTGCCTTTGATGTCATCATAGACAGCGCACTGGGAGATGGGTTTGAAAACCTGGTCGCATTAGCTGCTCCAGGTGGCAGGATCGTATTTTTCGGTGGCACCGCTGGCAATATTCCTGCTATCAATGGCCGCCCCATCTTCTGGAAACAACTAAGCATCCTCGGTACCACCATGGGCTCCCCCAAAGATTTTCAAGCCATGCTCGATTTTATCGATCAGTATAAAATAATCCCAATAGTAGATGAAGTATTGCCCCTGGCACATGCAGAAGATGCCGTAAGACTACTAGATAACGACTCCTCCCGATTTGGGAAAGTGGTCCTCGAAGTATAA